The stretch of DNA TGAAACAAAgtgaatacttttttttttttttaagtgtatTTGGTGGttgttaagaaaattaataaaatttcattactTACAGTATTGCCATTGACAATTAGCCGAGACATGGCTAAATTAGCATCAACTAAAAATGACAACAATCaacaatcaacaataattgaaagaaaaagtaTATCTGGACGAAGATCAAAGTCATTGGATTGTCTTGTGATAGCTGAAAGTGAACCACCAACTCCTCGCTGTCCATCACCAACACCGAGTAGTGGAGTTGACAGTAACAAAGACAGTCcaattcaaattgaaaatattgacgGGACCAGTATTGGTATGTACCCGTTCATGTTAATATTCATATTCTctatagtaaaattttttcgaaattggCCGAATCAGAAAAAACTTCTCTggaaatcgaaaaaaatcatagaaaaattttttctcccctaaaattattttgactatTTTGAAATTTGCTTTGATGAACTAACATCTTCAATCCCTCCGATATGGTCTACTGGTTAGGATATCTGGCTTTCACCCAGAAGgtccgggttcgattcccggtaTCGGAATATTTTTTGCCTGGCAgaccaaaaaatttcattcaattgtTAGGAACTCTAGGGCTTTATTTTCctaagatgaattttttttattattataaatttttctctgcgaaaagtattatttttttcgatttcttTATGCCTTATTTAGTGATACAGTAGAATTCTTCTATACTAACATTTTCCATTGAATTGAAATCTGGCTCAAGTGTCGGGGAATCGTTTCCCTCACCACGCAATGTTCAATATATTCCGTCTATCTGTTGCGCCCACTCTATTCTTTCGAACACGAAAGTGGGAGAGCCTGCTATAGTAAATTGCAAGACTTTCAGCCCTGACTATGTCATTGTAGAGGGGTTGCACTGTACAGCGAGCATTGTTTTAAATGAAGCAACTTTAGTATTATGCTTCAAACACTCTCCGTTATGGTCTACTGGTTAGGATATCTGGCTCTCACCCAGAAGgtccgggttcgattcccggtaacggaattttttttgaatcctgtctatattttaattctgcaattttaaatattaaatgtaaaaaaaaatttttagctattttttttttttttttaacccacTGAAATTTAACTTTTCCTATATTTCTTGcaacttagaaaaaaattttattcatcgtTCCGAGCGAATTTGTTTTTAACGAAAATTTGTGAGAACCCGAACATCAACTACTCCGATATGGTCTACTGGTTAGGATATCTGGCTTTCACCCAGAAGgtccgggttcgattcccggtatcggaatatttttttgctatttttttatgtcggataattgaaataattataaatatagttaCTAACAAATTTTGCTGATTTCTagtagtaaatatattttattcccTTCAAAAgccaaacttttttttaaatcgctGATATCTTTGTtggatacaaaaaaatagagtcaaatctttttttagactacattattttgttataaaagcTCTAGCCGAGCTTTTTCTAAAAGCTCTCCGAACGTCTCCGTTATGGTCTACTGGTTAGGATATCTGGCTCTCACCCAGAAGgtccgggttcgattcccggtaACGGAATTTATTTTGCAGTTTTCTAGctagaattattttattgttactcagattacgttttttttttttaaactatggTACTGTTAAATTTTTGCGGAGACTTTTCTCCGTTAAATTTAGTCTTGTTTCGTAATTCTTCACATAGGAATTTTTCTTTCGCTCAGTATTACGTTATTCTCTatgaaacttttaaataatcgatCTTCAATTGTTAAAGTTATATTCCGGAAGACTTTTAATAGATggtattctaaaaaaaaaagactgtcGTAAAATTTGCTACTCTGAATTTTCCGAAGGTACAATTACAACTCCCTCCGATATGGTCTACTGGTTAGGATATCTGGCTTTCACCCAGAAGgtccgggttcgattcccggtatcggaatatttttttgcttctgattttttgcaaaaattagtgacaaaagtgataaaaaaccTTGGATCTGCTGACACCAACGATTACCAACTGCGCTAAAATGAATGATATTTACAATTTCCAGATTTTGTGGAGTGTGATAAAGAATGTTTAACCAATGAATCAAAGTTCTTCAACATAATAACAAACttcgaaaaaaacaaaaaaaatacgttttactgctaaatttaaatactcaaCTGGCATCCCACTGTTGGGCTACACGGCcgatgataataaatacttgacagaattataaattataatggtACTTGATATCACCATCCACATGCTATATTTTCAGAAACACCCTGgcgaaaatttttctccgatatttctccgatttttttttgtttttctccgATATTTCTACGTTTTTCTCCgtattactccgaatttctccgcaatatattgttgaagtaaaatttagaagaaaaatcgaagtaaatcgaaaaattatttattccgATTATCTCcgtcttttttcaattttctccgaatttcTACGATTTTTGTCCGTATTATCTTTAACTTTCTCcgtttttgtaatttttaaattttattttacttctcacctaattttaataaaattaaatatatttatagatcCAAATGATGCATCAGAACGACGATCAGTGATGGCAGGTGGAGGTGTTCGTGGTTGGCTACCCGACGTTGCTGTGGTTCTCTGGAAAAGAATGCTGTCAGCCCTGGGTGATGTCAACAACATTCAAGATCCTGTATTACACGGTCAAGTTATGGAATACTTGGTTCAGTTGACtcaaacattaattaaaattcgatTGAATCAAGGGGTATCTGGTGATAATCAATTGACACCACCAACACCAGAACTCATACCACCTCTAACAGTAATTGCACCGTGGTGTTTCAAAGCAATTCAACTCTCTCCCCGTTATGAAGTTGGAAAATTAGCAGCTTATCGTTTAATTTGCCTGTTGACAATTCAACCACTCGATATTAATTTGCCAAAAGCACATTTAACACTTTTTTATCGTGCAGTACATCATGGTATAACAAGCAATGACATAAAAGTTATTCATGCACTTGTCAAGTACACTGGTCCACGTTTATTTAGTCTAAATTTACCTGGTTCAAGTCTTTTAATTCTTGATTATATACATGCTGCAAATATTATACTAGAAAGTCAAGATGTCAATGCACCAAGAACTGAAGCAATATCAATACTTGGATCATTAATTTCTTTGCCAATGTCAACTGGTAAATTACCAGTATTACAACCAAATGGACCAGatattgaaacaataatttGTCCTGATGTtagagaattaattttaacaatattactTAGAAGCTGTAGACGTGAACCAACTGGTGTTGCACGATGTCTTGCATTGTCAAGTATATCAATGTTTGTTTATCGTGAATTgtcattaaaaacaaaacatccACGAGTACCAGAAGCTGTTACTGTACTTTTACAAGCACTTCGGGtgagtttaaatattttttttacaataagtATAAATAGAAATTAGTCTGTAGTTGGGTATTATTGTTTTCCTtgtaattagaaaataaataaattaaatatatggtGGTGATGGTAGCATATTGctggtgtgaaaaaaaaaaaaacttttggcTTGACAGAGAATACACAGAGCTGGTAGACGAAGGGATCAATTCAATGCACTATTTTCTTATCAGGTAGAAACTTGAACCACATTTGATGATTTACCAAGTTCCCTTCATAGGCATTGtctttgttttttgataaaatttgttgttgtcTAGCTTGTGtgtttgtatgtgtgtgttcTAATGCTTGTCCtgtattaattcaattgacaAAGTCTCTCACAACAGTGTCGGTTatcttttacaaaaaaaaatttacaataattataattaaataatttatttttctaggcTACTCATCCATCAGTTGCACAAGTTGCTTGTGATTCTTTGATATTATTCTGCGATAAGGCTGATGTACTACTTGAACTTTATCCAAAAGTTCCATGTAAAATAATAcaggtatttttaaattaatattaatgacaactcttgtatttaataattaattaattaaatataatttttaggtTTTTTCTGAAACATTGGATATAATGACACTACGTGAACGTCGTGATGCATTAACAACATCAATGTTATTTTGTTTGGGTGAATGGGCAATGCATTTAGGTCCAAAAGTTCTATTAAATACATtccaaaataaatcattactattaaatatattttccgtacttgataatattataaataataaatcaaataaacaagataataataataatataaataataaaacaaatgacatGGATAATTTTAATCCTGatataacaattgataatatttgtaatgataataatgataagacattgaaattttcaaattatcaaaCAATACAATTGTCAGCTAAAATGATTATGAtgcatttgataaatcatcttGGACATTTTCCAATGGGAATTGGTGCATCAAGATTATCATCAATGGTTGTTGAACTTGATGATGTACCAAATATTGAAGGTGATGAATTTTCATCAGCAATATTTCATCTAccaaatatacaattatttatgttatcaaattcaataataatgtcattaattgAGCTATCATCATTGGATAAAAATTGCATGACAAATGGTTTTATATCAGCTCCATCAATTGTCAGAACATTATTACGTGATTTAGCTGGTAAAGCTGCATGGGATTGTTCAATACTTTATTGTTTaccatttaatgaaaaaacaaatacaaatgatgatgatgatgatgatgatataaaaaaaacagataataatatattaaaaaataaaaatgaaaatagtaaTAGCAATATTACAAGTCcatttataatacaaaattcaCCACCACAACATTTAATGCGTCATCGTGATCCAACAGTACTTCcaacatatgaaaatgcaGCTAGTGATATGGATAGTTtagatgatttattaaattacattggTCATACAAGTCCAGAAGTATTAACAAATCCCGaaataacattaaattcaccatcaaatttatcaaaagtaaattgtcttgaaaatgaaacaatatctgtaattttaaatcaaagaaaTTCATCACgtgaatatattgaaaaatggaATGATAATATTGGTAATTGTGGTGTTATATCAAAACCACCATTATGTCAACCACCACCAGCACCATTTCATCAttgtagattattattttcacatcTTGGTTTAACTGGTTGggaacaaagaaaaaatttacatttattatcaaaaaatgaaaaattattacgtgAATTTAGAAATCTTGATGGTCAAAGATCAAGAGAAACTCATAAAATGGCTGTTATTTATGTTGGTAATGGACAAgaagataaaaattcaatacttgGTAATGTTAATGGtagtaaaatatatgaaaattttgtagCAAGATTAGCATGGGAAGTTGAACTTGAAAATCATAATGGTTTTTTGGGTGGTTTAATACCAGGTAAATCATCTGGTACAACAGCACCATATTATGCAACATCATTTACTGAAGTTATATTTCATGTTGCAACAAGAATGCCATCTGATTCACCAGAatcattattacaaaaaacaaGACATTTAGGAAATGATGAAATACATATTGTTTGGTCTGAACATTGGCGTGATTATAGACGTGATATTATACCAACTGAATTTTGTGatgtattaattgttatttatccattgccaaataaattatatagaattcaaatatcaagaaaaaatgagATACCATTTTTTGGACCACTTTTTGATGAATGTATTGTTGAAGATATTGTATTACCTGGTCTTGTTAGAACAACTGCACTTGCTGCTAGTAGAGCTAAAAGATCAACACTATCATTTTATCAACACTagtaagaatttttttattataatttttatgatatttgcttatttaaaaataataatacaatttatttattatagctATGAAGAACGTGCTCGTTCAATTGACATTGTCATGAGAAATTACAAAGAATCAACGACATTTGAGGAATTTGCTGCTAATGTTTATTCACCAATTCAACCAACTACATTATTTTCTGGTGCATCATCTGTTACTggtaataatttcattaataattgtaatttatttctatttattttattttatattatgcaTTTTTTTCAAGGTTCAATTACAAGTGTACAatcaacagcatcatcaaATTTAGCTGCAGCACTTTTAGACTCAAATCAAGGACGTCCAACATTACGAAATAATTCAGGATCAAGTGGTATTGATAATCGCACAAATAGAGGTGACTAAACCAATAAATTCACAAATGCactgctttaaaaaaaaatttatgcaagttagtattaaaaatgcaaagctctttttttttttaattattttatttctgctttaaatataatttttattattatttaaatttatctgcacacaattttatattgatattatgtTTAGATGAtatgtaattgatttttttattttagcatcTGATGGATCAAGAGTATGGTTCAGCACAGACACACAAGACAGTCCAGCTCTTCATGGAATTTCACCAcgtccattaaaaaaaatgtcatttaaaaCTGGCCCAAAACATCGAAACAATAATCAACAATCAACACCACCTGATAGTCCTcgatacaaataaatttaacaagctaaaaatgtaaaaaaacattttaacatCACACGAATATTATATTGTCAAAGCGTTTTATCACTTGACCTTGACTTGTTCTGTTTTCCGTCCTTagattataatttacataatttttttttattatttacaaatatctcaacaaaatttgtatttgtttttttttttttctttttctccgCACAATGATAAAtgcgataataatatttaatttattaaagttATTTTATGTGTaactgatgattttttttttttttaattttaaaaatgtactgacaaaaataattgacatcgTTGTTATTAGCAACAATCAAACTTAAAATTACTGACTAATAAACATtccgatagaaaaaaaaaataacatggaATGCATTTTAACGaagatgataattaatttttataaagtaaaattactttattttattgttttcaagtgattaaaaaagataaaaaaatgatttttaaaaatttaattatggcCAAAgcagcattatttttttgcaaattaaatTGCTGATTatagaatgaaaataataaaaaaaacattgtatgTATTGTACATAAGAAATTGCATTatcaaacttgaaaaataattattgaaaaaaaaaagaaaacaatatgaaaatcaaaaaaaaataattgaataaatatatagttaatattttaattaattaattaacagtggtataattatttgtgtttaaaaaaaaattaaattaacaaacttttcaagttttagacaaaaataattattgactaactaaatattaaaataattagatCTTGttcgtaatttaaaaataaaataacacaaaaaaaagaaaaacaaaaaaatgttaatttaataatatatgtatattgttgtacttaaatagtatttttaaataatcacttaacaatatataaattgaaaagaacttctttttttttttatggatataacaaatataataattaaatttatttaaataaataatatgaataattatttatttgatgaagttttttttttttttcttttggttttgaaatttgttttatcttgtttattatgttgaaaattcattattttatgattttgtttgttgaatttttttttttattgctgaGTAAATTATTGGGACACTTCTTCATTGCGTTTAGTTgctagaaataaataaaatcgaaatcgAAATCGTAAAAATGATCTATAATGCATGAAATACAGTTTGGCATTAGAAATTCATATCTTCATTAAATATCATATCTTCTAGGATTTTTTTACtctaaattgtttagaattctTCCTTCTATTAcggattaatttttcaagaaaatccTTCGTCGCGTTTAGTTgctagaaataaataaaatcgaaatcgtaaaaatgaaataatgcaGGTAATACGTTttgtttttagaaatttatatctttaccaaaaattatattcccCGGAATTTTTTTACTCTAAATTCTTTAGCATTCTTCCTTCTATTACACagtaaattttcaagaaaatccTTCCTCGCGTTTAGTTGctagaaataaatgaaatcgAAATCATACAAATGACATAATGCATGTAATACGTTTTGTCTTTAGAAATTCATATCTtcactaaaaattatatttttcggaattttttttctccaaattgtttagaattcttttttttatcgttgagtaaattttcaaaaaaatcctTCGTCGCGTTCGgttgctagaaaaaaaataacattaaaaatccaacaaaaattacaaatttccAGCTAATTGATTTTTGACATTtagatattgtaaaaaaattacaaattaaatccAAAAACTGACAAACTCCATTTCCTCttttgttgattataatttttttccattttcataCAAGTAACTAAGTTATGTACttgcatttatattattacatctttttattcaatggagaaaaaacaaattggcCCGCTAAAATAAAACTGCGCACGCATCACGCTCGTAAACTGTATTTGTGTGTATGCTTGtgtcaacaacaacaacaacaaagtaatttttaattatatcattcaaatatttattgtttaacaatattatctgtaataaaaaacaaagtgtTCATTgcatttctcttttttaatgttaaattaacaaacttacaaataaattaaacacaaatgtgtaaataaatataaatatgtgcTCTTGCAAATTTGGCAACCCTGTGGaaccacctttttttttttttttctacatttttcattgtttttcatAGTCAATCAAGTCGgcgttaaaatatataaataaataagcttTAGTTTAAATAGCTTTTAGATTAAATTACCAATtgatttaatcaaaattatttcgtaaattttgtgccaaaaaaaaaaacaatcatcatGAGTGATAGCGTAAGTAAACCAAATGtcattgtaataatatttttcctaCCTCAACTTAacctcaaaaaataaaaacaaaccttgattatttttgttattattaataataattaattttttgaaaattatagaTTGGCACAAGACATAAAATGTCTATAAAGGACAATCACATGAAGGCCAAACTTAgtggtaaatatattatttcaaaataacaaaaaaaaaaaaaacctttgtTTCATTATCCATTAactaaaagtataataatattttttttttaattagaattgGGTATGTATGAAGAAGGAATGCGTCGTGAAGAGATGGAGCAATTACTAATGGCTCTTGATTCTTCAAAAAATGATACATTATCTCAATCAACAGCTGGTGATGTTTCTCCACCTTCAGTAAGTTGatgttcaacaaaaaaataaaacactatTATCCagcatataattataaaaatttattacagttAGAAGCAGATTCATGTTTGAAACGTCAAACTTCAGTTGAATACGATGATCAAACACCAACAAGAAATCAACGTCCATGTGAATCAAAAAGCCAAGATGATAACACAATAGTTGATTCAGATGAAGATATATTTGatcataaaattgataataatgataaaaataatacaattaatcgTGCAACATCAACACCAAGTTATGCAAATATGCTACtacaaaaaaatgtcaataatagaacaatgaaaatgtttgcaaaaattgataattcaaataatgaaTTACGTCGTATGGATCCACTTGATCATGAAGATATTCCATATAAACCATTATTACCATTAAGAACAAATAATCCACCAACAAAACAAACAAGAATAACACTTATTAATAAAAGACCAATAATACCACTTGaggaatatgaaaaaatcaaaaaacatttGGATGATGTTATTACACAATGGAATAAATGGGAATTGGAAACATCAGATGAAGCTGAATTTCGTTGGGGGGCACCTATTCAGGTGTGTACCTCCAATCagacaataaattatcaaacaaattattaatttgtttgatttatattttattatttatttttcaattatatctcTTCCAATTAATGCCAAcgtttttatcaatttatatatattttttttaaatattttatctttaattaaaaGACATGTATCTTTAGCTTTAATTCAATGAATGTTggaccaaaaaaaaacaaaataatcattgaaaatattctaCACGGGCATGTggctattttataaaaacaaaaaataatttgtaatttattattctactctttattttcatatatatttactatatcatttaattaattgttttttttttttttttactttttttctttaatatatttatacaggtGATTTGTAATAATGGCAATATTATATTCTAATAAAtcgtaaatatatacacaaaaaaaagaaaaaaaaaaaaaaacaatagttaaatgaatgatttatttcaattgatatatatatttttttttttgatggttttCATAGGTTGGAGATGACAGTGCAGTCAATGAAAAACCACGAACAAgagcagcaacagcaacaacaacaacacgaGAAAgacgtgatgatgatgataataatgttgaaaattattatgaaaatacagGAGTTGCTCTTAGAATTGTTGATgatcataatgataatttaactcAACGTTCTTATGTAACACCAAGACGTCAAACAGCTAAAACTGATCCATATAAttttggtgatgatgatgatgacgatgataatACATTTCAATCACAAGCAAAACgacctaaaaataataatatgaatgcTAATAATTTAGCTTCGCTCAGAAATAGACCACCAATGAGAAGAAAAGGTATTGGACCTGGTAcaagtcaacaaaaaaaatatgatagtaatgaagatgatgatggtgatgaagaATGGTACGgtgaaggtaaaaaaaatgaaataaataaaagttttgaaaTACCAGAGGGtgaatatataagaaaaattccACCACCATCTAGAGCTAAATATGTAAGAAGTAGAAAAACAAATGCTAAATCAAATCCAttacaaataacaaaacaaaataataaaggtaataaaaaagttgatgtTGAAGAAATGGATATATCTGAATCACCAAAAAAACCAACTAAGGGACCATTAAAAGATGATCAAATAactgatttaattaatgatgatgatgatgatgacgatgatgaacaaaataatactccagatgatgttattgatgataatgatgaagatgaaacaAAATTAGCCAAAGCAAGATCACTCATTCCTgctcataataaattaaatcttagtcttacaattttaaaaaataaacaaaaatctcTAAAAGATCAAGAATTACGAGCTCAAGAAGAAGAAagaattaataaagaaaaagaagaagctgctaaaagagaaaaattaaatgctagaatgacaaaaaataataatttagaacgtgaaaaagaagaagaaagaaGATTAcgtaaagaaaaagaagataaaTATAGACAATCATTTCCAAAAATTGGTGGAGTTAGTGATAGAAATGAACTTAAATCTGATGGTGATACAATTCGTCCAGCACCAACTTCAAGTTGGGATCCCAAAGCAGTAGCTTTTCCTTTAGCAGtaagtataataattaaattttttactagcattaaacaaaaattaataaaaattaatatttttaatttagacaaATCGCAGTACACCAAATCAAAAAGCCAAAAATGTTAAGAAGGTCAATTGTCCAATATGTAACAAGCTATTTCCAGAGGCAGATGTTGCAGCTCATGCATCAACGTGTAATGAATTTTCAGATGGTAATCAACAAGAACCTGATGTTGAACTTGTCGGGACTTCTTCTGCTTCATCATCTAAACACGTATGTGGTATTTGTaacaattattcaacaaataatattaatgattatgCTGATCACCAACACaactgtaattttaaaatacattctaGGGACGGCGaaggtaattatttaataaatttattaacttttttattatttatttataaaattaagaaatatttttaaaaaaa from Aphidius gifuensis isolate YNYX2018 linkage group LG4, ASM1490517v1, whole genome shotgun sequence encodes:
- the LOC122855865 gene encoding ral GTPase-activating protein subunit alpha-1 isoform X2 — its product is MFSKKLHVDVKKSTLKIQDVKKDSATRFKHLKIVLENVDTDEAKGFFEGNFSHVYFILYDCFVAAEANLRQRVHKAHREELEQVLQLFEKVLTLLPELLNRRWQCHSIARILYKLLHPGNSYKLRRQALRYFILWYQALGENAPEHIHDMFASLVPGFPPPAPSPKPTERRDKTNSTIEEKEKREFFGTQHVTSIFHCNNNSQNGPVTQIIGTPLLPIQSGEKPLDNETVTYFEAILEFMVTQVVKIEWRDKHTRQYKSFQFLLERFKLSYLHYICPEFDDKFSLYKPKLDLPVLRQSIVNQAHKNYALCKVALIKWLASFTHVVKKDGSFLNSSQNTTSNDESTNDNDSKRVSINHSNKYDTNSLSSDVTIQHDSLTSHDEGQSAVVLVREVLYGTRENVNFVHEMYRQAFLLDFIHAGAIRKAIAVYKDWIQTTEIPPFMMEPLDSHKDKDKDNDDNIKTIDYDKSPSDNYRLTRLRTDSYLGAIHRENIFVRAGLQNLLQVFITQASNVFFLIHPGDSPSLLEEQIDSCKRVLNVYRYVVMHSRLEPSTWDQLLRILLQITSLVLGEKSQKRKSHDSIGGKLAPAIFQTLIVTWIKANLNVVIITQLWDQFLNVLTSLTHWEELIKEWAKTLDTLTRVLARHVYNLDLNDLPLDRLSEQKSKKRRGVGCRATSASSVQSPRRCSVDRETCNSSKDSVPDHPVRDFRKHRQLPRSASDNNIYNTKYRVKLQQKIRGQTSFETPVLPLTISRDMAKLASTKNDNNQQSTIIERKSISGRRSKSLDCLVIAESEPPTPRCPSPTPSSGVDSNKDSPIQIENIDGTSIDPNDASERRSVMAGGGVRGWLPDVAVVLWKRMLSALGDVNNIQDPVLHGQVMEYLVQLTQTLIKIRLNQGVSGDNQLTPPTPELIPPLTVIAPWCFKAIQLSPRYEVGKLAAYRLICLLTIQPLDINLPKAHLTLFYRAVHHGITSNDIKVIHALVKYTGPRLFSLNLPGSSLLILDYIHAANIILESQDVNAPRTEAISILGSLISLPMSTGKLPVLQPNGPDIETIICPDVRELILTILLRSCRREPTGVARCLALSSISMFVYRELSLKTKHPRVPEAVTVLLQALRATHPSVAQVACDSLILFCDKADVLLELYPKVPCKIIQVFSETLDIMTLRERRDALTTSMLFCLGEWAMHLGPKVLLNTFQNKSLLLNIFSVLDNIINNKSNKQDNNNNINNKTNDMDNFNPDITIDNICNDNNDKTLKFSNYQTIQLSAKMIMMHLINHLGHFPMGIGASRLSSMVVELDDVPNIEGDEFSSAIFHLPNIQLFMLSNSIIMSLIELSSLDKNCMTNGFISAPSIVRTLLRDLAGKAAWDCSILYCLPFNEKTNTNDDDDDDDIKKTDNNILKNKNENSNSNITSPFIIQNSPPQHLMRHRDPTVLPTYENAASDMDSLDDLLNYIGHTSPEVLTNPEITLNSPSNLSKVNCLENETISVILNQRNSSREYIEKWNDNIGNCGVISKPPLCQPPPAPFHHCRLLFSHLGLTGWEQRKNLHLLSKNEKLLREFRNLDGQRSRETHKMAVIYVGNGQEDKNSILGNVNGSKIYENFVARLAWEVELENHNGFLGGLIPGKSSGTTAPYYATSFTEVIFHVATRMPSDSPESLLQKTRHLGNDEIHIVWSEHWRDYRRDIIPTEFCDVLIVIYPLPNKLYRIQISRKNEIPFFGPLFDECIVEDIVLPGLVRTTALAASRAKRSTLSFYQHYYEERARSIDIVMRNYKESTTFEEFAANVYSPIQPTTLFSGASSVTGSITSVQSTASSNLAAALLDSNQGRPTLRNNSGSSGIDNRTNRASDGSRVWFSTDTQDSPALHGISPRPLKKMSFKTGPKHRNNNQQSTPPDSPRYK